In Rhodospirillum rubrum ATCC 11170, a genomic segment contains:
- a CDS encoding DEAD/DEAH box helicase, whose amino-acid sequence MSLADLQSWLREEGIREDLDAITRMTVRTEIDNLQPDPIHLEIDWSRLLLAGSILARSDQRTDQEAALRIATGAIALTDKQAIRDAGAVLLGKLSNFRAVALASKRHLLAEDLEGRLGVTLRLEAQRREMERSILVESSGTWLQVNDFQQRFWTNANMPNWLSASAPTASGKTFLVLQWLVDQMVVGAATIAVYLAPTRALVSEIEANLQALLGKGGPIEISCLPLREKYDAARAGSRRLVLVFTQERLHLLANVLGKDFLIDLLIVDEAHKIGDNQRGVILQDAIERATRANQKLKIVFISPGTQNPEELLSDAPEGVETVAVNSDAPTVLQNLIVADQVPRKPKLWNLAVRQQDVLLPIGTLELSSTPEGSRKRLAFIAAAAGQRGGTLVYANTAGESEKVADLISQLLPAPDEIDTELAALADLARKGVHPNFRLAPLVERGVAFHFGNMPSLIRIEIERLFRSGKIRFLVCTSTLIEGVNLSCRTIVLRGPRKGIGRPMEPHDFWNLAGRAGRWGDEFQGNIICINPHDKTAWPTGVPQRARYPIKRESDAVLELGDELADYLSGRDSHDLSALGPSDKFEPVGAYLLTTYMRLGTITAANLAKRHDDASLVKLDKALERLATQIDIDVDLAARHPGVSAMGLQRLLETFRAYSGDVENLLPAEVASMDSYDRFVAIMGRINTHLFPAFGPENFNRLYALVVVNWLQGLSLATMIRRNIEWHQKVGKEFRLPALIRDTMDLVEQIARFKAPKYISAYMDVLYMHLRQIKRDDLIDHDLDIGTQLEFGVSSRTLLSLMELGLSRMSAVALYERIAKDNLSKETCIEWVAERRDRLEEMDIPTIIVRELRERLLPPDDQDIPVQSRE is encoded by the coding sequence ATGAGCCTCGCCGACCTGCAGTCCTGGCTGCGCGAAGAGGGCATCCGCGAGGATCTGGATGCGATCACACGTATGACAGTCCGCACCGAGATCGACAATCTTCAGCCGGATCCGATCCACCTTGAGATCGACTGGTCGCGCCTGCTGCTGGCAGGCAGCATATTGGCGCGTTCCGATCAACGGACCGACCAGGAGGCTGCACTTCGGATCGCGACAGGGGCGATCGCGCTAACAGACAAACAGGCCATCAGGGATGCCGGCGCCGTCCTCCTCGGCAAGCTATCCAATTTTCGCGCCGTCGCGCTAGCCAGCAAGCGCCACCTGCTTGCAGAAGATCTCGAAGGCCGATTGGGCGTGACATTGCGCCTAGAAGCGCAGCGTCGCGAGATGGAGCGCTCGATCCTAGTGGAGTCGAGCGGCACTTGGCTTCAGGTCAATGATTTCCAGCAGCGCTTCTGGACCAATGCCAACATGCCAAATTGGCTTTCGGCCTCCGCCCCGACCGCTTCGGGGAAGACCTTCCTTGTCCTCCAATGGCTGGTCGACCAAATGGTAGTGGGCGCGGCGACCATTGCCGTGTACCTCGCACCAACACGCGCCCTTGTCTCGGAGATTGAAGCTAATCTTCAGGCGCTACTCGGCAAAGGTGGACCGATCGAAATCTCCTGCCTTCCCCTGCGCGAAAAATATGACGCGGCACGAGCCGGTAGCCGTCGGCTGGTTCTAGTATTCACCCAGGAGCGCCTGCACCTTCTTGCCAATGTGCTCGGCAAGGATTTTTTAATTGATCTGCTCATCGTCGACGAGGCTCACAAGATCGGTGACAATCAGCGCGGCGTGATCCTCCAAGACGCTATCGAGCGAGCGACCCGAGCTAATCAGAAGCTCAAAATCGTCTTCATCAGCCCTGGTACGCAAAATCCCGAAGAGCTCTTGTCGGATGCGCCTGAAGGTGTGGAAACCGTCGCTGTCAACAGCGACGCCCCGACCGTCCTCCAAAATCTGATCGTGGCAGACCAAGTGCCACGCAAACCGAAGCTCTGGAACTTAGCTGTCCGGCAACAAGATGTACTGCTCCCGATCGGCACGCTCGAGCTTTCGAGTACACCAGAGGGGTCGCGCAAGCGGCTCGCCTTCATCGCGGCAGCCGCAGGACAGAGGGGCGGAACGCTAGTATATGCCAATACTGCGGGAGAATCGGAAAAAGTTGCTGATCTGATCAGCCAGTTGCTGCCGGCACCCGACGAGATTGATACCGAACTAGCTGCGTTGGCCGACCTCGCCCGCAAGGGCGTGCATCCCAATTTCCGGCTGGCACCGCTCGTCGAGCGCGGCGTTGCCTTTCACTTTGGCAATATGCCCTCGCTGATCCGCATCGAGATCGAAAGGCTCTTCCGATCGGGCAAGATCCGCTTCCTCGTATGCACCTCCACCCTGATTGAGGGTGTGAACCTCTCATGTCGCACTATCGTGCTGCGTGGCCCCCGCAAAGGAATCGGCCGTCCGATGGAGCCGCATGACTTCTGGAACCTAGCCGGCCGCGCGGGGCGCTGGGGCGATGAGTTTCAGGGTAATATCATCTGCATCAATCCACATGACAAGACCGCTTGGCCGACCGGGGTCCCCCAACGTGCACGATACCCCATCAAGCGCGAAAGCGATGCAGTTCTCGAACTCGGTGACGAGTTGGCTGACTATCTCTCCGGACGCGATAGCCATGACCTGTCGGCACTCGGCCCATCCGATAAGTTCGAGCCGGTGGGAGCATATCTGCTCACCACCTATATGCGCCTTGGTACGATTACGGCCGCAAACCTAGCCAAACGCCATGACGACGCATCGCTCGTAAAGCTCGACAAGGCGCTTGAGCGTCTGGCCACACAGATCGACATTGATGTCGACCTTGCCGCACGCCATCCCGGCGTGAGCGCGATGGGGCTACAGCGTCTCCTCGAAACGTTCCGCGCTTATTCAGGTGACGTGGAGAATTTGTTGCCGGCCGAGGTAGCAAGCATGGATAGCTACGATCGGTTTGTCGCCATCATGGGGAGAATCAACACACATCTCTTCCCTGCTTTTGGTCCTGAAAATTTTAACCGGCTCTACGCGCTCGTGGTCGTGAACTGGCTTCAAGGCCTCTCGCTGGCGACCATGATCCGCAGAAACATCGAATGGCATCAGAAGGTTGGCAAAGAGTTTCGGCTTCCCGCATTGATACGCGATACGATGGATCTCGTTGAGCAGATCGCAAGATTCAAGGCGCCGAAATATATCTCAGCCTATATGGACGTCCTCTATATGCATCTGCGTCAGATCAAGCGTGATGACCTGATTGATCATGATCTTGATATCGGAACTCAGCTCGAGTTCGGCGTTTCGTCCCGAACCTTACTGTCGCTCATGGAACTCGGCCTGTCCCGTATGAGCGCCGTCGCTTTGTATGAGAGGATCGCGAAAGACAATCTAAGCAAAGAAACGTGCATCGAGTGGGTAGCTGAGCGCCGTGATCGCCTAGAAGAGATGGATATACCGACGATCATCGTCCGCGAGTTGCGCGAGCGCCTTCTGCCACCAGATGATCAAGACATCCCCGTACAAAGCCGAGAATGA
- a CDS encoding ImmA/IrrE family metallo-endopeptidase encodes MNALLKPENFKPNYSLVKREVSKIHDQFSIEDPPVNPAEIAEGLGIDVRFVEFTGEHSKISGFYDPEDNTIYVNKHEFPLRQTFTIAHELGHAVLHREWARGDGYRV; translated from the coding sequence ATGAACGCCTTGCTGAAGCCGGAGAACTTCAAGCCAAACTATTCTTTGGTGAAACGCGAAGTTTCCAAAATTCATGATCAGTTTTCAATTGAAGATCCGCCGGTCAATCCCGCCGAAATAGCCGAAGGTCTTGGGATCGATGTGCGTTTCGTTGAATTTACGGGGGAACATTCGAAGATTTCGGGATTCTATGATCCGGAAGACAATACAATTTACGTCAATAAGCACGAATTTCCCCTTCGTCAGACCTTTACGATCGCCCATGAACTGGGGCATGCGGTTTTGCATCGGGAATGGGCGAGGGGTGACGGCTATCGGGTGTAG
- a CDS encoding HamA C-terminal domain-containing protein: MGALLSKITATDLASTLTGDPEALHVHLTLVARDVSIKGHTVKIHCHCLTVDGNGRVQPHRLAEFMRNAVVDYAIPRSKVADAKARDLKYNSTEATTELVERAKRSFTDLANTGEGGEMLLFLLAERFLKLPQILCKMDLKTDTRMHYHGADGVYAGVTPSGTLKLYWGESKIYKKVGDAIRDCLASLAPFLIEPEHEDAERERDLILLSDKADLTNSELTGALKRYFDRSSEMSTRVQYCGVALVGFDAPFYPASDVKVLADQIVDGSRRALSDWSDKIGARLAAEKLSDMEIQLFCIPLPSADGFRAAFLKAMGIKGG, encoded by the coding sequence GTGGGGGCCCTTCTGTCGAAGATTACTGCAACTGATCTAGCGTCGACGCTGACTGGAGACCCGGAAGCCCTCCATGTCCACCTCACATTGGTTGCGCGCGATGTCTCCATCAAGGGCCATACCGTTAAGATCCATTGTCACTGCCTGACAGTGGATGGCAATGGACGAGTCCAGCCGCATCGACTTGCCGAATTCATGCGCAACGCTGTTGTCGACTATGCGATCCCCCGGTCGAAAGTAGCCGACGCCAAGGCTCGGGATCTGAAATATAACAGCACCGAGGCTACAACAGAGTTGGTCGAAAGGGCCAAACGCTCCTTCACCGACCTCGCAAATACCGGAGAAGGGGGCGAAATGCTGCTCTTCCTGTTAGCAGAGCGCTTCCTCAAGCTACCCCAAATACTGTGCAAAATGGACCTCAAGACTGACACCCGCATGCATTATCATGGTGCCGATGGAGTCTATGCGGGGGTCACCCCAAGCGGCACGCTCAAGCTCTATTGGGGCGAGTCCAAGATATACAAAAAGGTGGGTGACGCGATCCGCGACTGCCTTGCATCGCTGGCGCCATTCCTGATCGAGCCGGAACATGAGGATGCCGAACGCGAGCGCGATCTGATCCTTCTGAGTGACAAGGCCGATCTCACAAATTCGGAACTGACCGGCGCGCTCAAGCGCTATTTCGACCGCTCCTCAGAGATGTCGACGCGTGTCCAATATTGCGGGGTGGCCCTCGTCGGGTTCGACGCGCCTTTCTACCCAGCCAGCGATGTAAAGGTACTCGCCGACCAGATTGTAGATGGCTCCCGCCGGGCGCTTTCCGACTGGAGTGACAAGATTGGAGCACGGCTCGCTGCGGAAAAGCTCAGCGACATGGAAATCCAGCTCTTTTGCATCCCTCTTCCATCTGCGGACGGGTTCCGAGCTGCCTTTCTCAAGGCCATGGGGATCAAGGGCGGATGA
- a CDS encoding TIGR01459 family HAD-type hydrolase: MTSPVAAPFFAPGLSAFAKEYDAFIIDLWGVIHDGTQAYPGAAAALAALKAQGKRTVLLTNAPRLSGSVIAQMEGLGLGRALYDAVMTSGDAVNAELLRRDDPFFQGLGQACLFVGPERDTNVLTDTGVALVTDPAKAGFVLCTGPVSFDESVADYAALLEACAAQGLPMVCANPDRAVVREGKTVICAGALADFYAGLGQTVVSRGKPDPAIYRLALERLDLPAGARVAAIGDGVHTDMPGARAAGVDAVFVTGGLNAELLGIRHGEAPDQAKVRALLDAHALTPKMAIPAFVW, translated from the coding sequence ATGACCTCCCCCGTCGCCGCGCCGTTTTTCGCCCCTGGTTTGTCCGCTTTCGCCAAGGAGTATGACGCCTTCATCATCGATCTGTGGGGGGTGATCCACGACGGCACCCAGGCCTATCCCGGCGCCGCCGCGGCGCTCGCCGCGCTGAAGGCCCAGGGCAAGCGCACGGTGCTGTTGACCAACGCGCCCCGGCTTTCGGGATCGGTGATCGCCCAGATGGAGGGACTTGGTCTGGGCCGCGCGCTCTATGATGCGGTGATGACCTCGGGCGATGCGGTCAACGCCGAACTGCTGCGCCGCGATGATCCGTTCTTCCAAGGTCTCGGCCAGGCTTGCCTGTTCGTCGGCCCCGAGCGCGATACCAATGTTCTGACCGATACTGGCGTCGCCCTTGTCACCGATCCGGCCAAGGCCGGCTTCGTTTTGTGTACCGGCCCGGTGTCGTTCGACGAAAGCGTCGCCGATTACGCTGCCCTGCTTGAAGCCTGCGCCGCCCAGGGACTGCCGATGGTCTGCGCCAATCCCGACCGGGCGGTGGTGCGCGAGGGCAAGACGGTGATCTGCGCCGGCGCCCTGGCCGATTTCTATGCCGGGCTGGGTCAAACCGTGGTGTCGCGCGGCAAGCCCGATCCGGCGATCTATCGCCTTGCCCTCGAGCGGCTGGATCTGCCGGCCGGCGCCCGGGTGGCGGCGATCGGCGACGGGGTGCATACGGATATGCCCGGCGCCCGGGCCGCCGGGGTCGACGCCGTCTTCGTCACCGGAGGCTTGAACGCCGAGCTTTTGGGTATCCGTCATGGCGAGGCGCCCGACCAAGCCAAGGTCCGCGCCCTGCTGGACGCCCACGCCCTGACCCCGAAA
- a CDS encoding DCL family protein — MHFEKKEDAVAYLHKMLHRYDLGDKVSDDDAIILRAALAHHRDAEVKVGCGITYFSVRTADFGTRCFWLNRNDGTTEKFSHKTCIYST; from the coding sequence ATGCATTTCGAGAAGAAAGAGGATGCGGTGGCCTATCTCCACAAAATGCTCCATCGTTATGATCTCGGCGACAAAGTGAGTGACGACGATGCCATTATCCTGCGGGCAGCACTTGCTCATCATCGGGATGCCGAAGTGAAGGTGGGTTGCGGCATCACTTATTTCAGCGTGCGAACCGCAGATTTTGGCACTCGATGCTTTTGGCTCAACCGAAATGATGGAACAACAGAAAAATTCTCTCACAAGACGTGCATCTACAGCACTTAA
- a CDS encoding branched-chain amino acid aminotransferase, with amino-acid sequence MAAHHGAQAQRRSLVYGQGDWREGNPALIGPATHGLWMASTVFDGARYFEGVAPDLLAHCERVIHSARLMGLEPCLTGAEIADFAWEGISRFKDHYEDAGDLYICPMIYGETGFIMPDAESAQFVLCLWETPMPEPVGFSACLTPFRRPARDMAPTEAKASCLYPNVGRAVRAAKERGFETAVMLDPAGNVAEFSYTNLFFAKGSQVITPAPNGTFLNGLTRQRIIRLLRDDGVDVVERAVDFAEVLDADEVFATGNYFKVGTCVKIEDRTFEPGPYYRKARALYWEFARTTNQ; translated from the coding sequence ATGGCAGCCCATCATGGCGCCCAGGCCCAAAGGCGGTCGTTGGTATATGGACAAGGGGATTGGCGCGAGGGCAATCCGGCCCTGATCGGCCCGGCCACCCATGGCCTATGGATGGCCTCCACCGTCTTTGACGGCGCGCGCTATTTCGAGGGCGTCGCCCCCGATCTTCTGGCCCATTGCGAACGCGTCATCCATTCGGCCCGCCTGATGGGGCTGGAACCCTGCCTGACCGGCGCCGAAATCGCCGATTTCGCCTGGGAGGGGATCTCCCGCTTCAAGGACCATTACGAAGACGCCGGCGATCTGTACATCTGCCCGATGATCTATGGTGAAACCGGCTTCATCATGCCCGACGCCGAGAGCGCCCAGTTCGTTTTGTGCCTGTGGGAAACGCCGATGCCCGAACCGGTGGGCTTCAGCGCCTGCCTAACGCCGTTCCGCCGCCCCGCCCGCGACATGGCGCCCACCGAAGCCAAGGCCAGTTGCCTGTACCCCAATGTCGGGCGGGCGGTGCGCGCGGCGAAAGAGCGCGGTTTTGAGACCGCCGTCATGCTCGATCCGGCGGGCAATGTGGCCGAGTTCTCCTATACCAACCTGTTTTTCGCCAAGGGCTCGCAGGTGATCACCCCCGCCCCCAACGGCACCTTCCTCAACGGCCTGACCCGTCAGAGGATCATCCGCCTGTTGCGCGACGACGGCGTCGATGTGGTCGAACGCGCCGTCGATTTCGCCGAAGTGCTCGATGCCGATGAAGTCTTCGCCACCGGCAATTACTTCAAGGTCGGCACCTGCGTGAAGATCGAGGATCGCACCTTCGAGCCCGGTCCCTATTACCGGAAGGCCCGGGCCCTTTATTGGGAATTCGCCCGCACCACCAACCAATAA
- a CDS encoding quinone-dependent dihydroorotate dehydrogenase encodes MADWYRLAWPLICGLDPERAHHLAIRALALGLAGHDRAADDPVLACSLWGRRFANPLGLAAGFDKNGEVADALFDLGFGFVEVGTVTPRPQAGNPRPRLFRLTQDRAVINRMGFNNQGMEAMAARFVRARPRGVLGINLGKNKTTEDAAGDYEAGIAKLAPLADYLVINVSSPNTPGLRALQGREPLSLLIARARAALDAACPGLRPPLLLKVAPDLTDEDMADIAEVALGGGLDGLICTNTTIARPKSLVSDHAGETGGLSGLPLRYRARQVIARLYGLTKGALPLIGVGGIGDGAEAYARIRAGASLIQIYSALVYEGPGLVGRIKRDLAQRLRADGFASVAEAVGADHRDPKGASGKLAPRSPL; translated from the coding sequence ATGGCTGATTGGTATCGCCTCGCTTGGCCGCTGATCTGCGGCCTTGATCCCGAACGCGCCCACCATCTGGCGATTCGCGCCCTGGCCCTTGGTCTGGCCGGGCACGATCGCGCCGCCGATGATCCGGTGCTCGCCTGCTCGCTGTGGGGGCGGCGCTTCGCCAATCCCCTGGGCCTCGCCGCCGGTTTCGACAAGAACGGCGAGGTCGCCGACGCCCTGTTCGATCTGGGGTTCGGCTTCGTCGAGGTCGGCACGGTCACGCCGCGCCCGCAGGCGGGCAATCCGCGCCCGCGCCTGTTCCGGCTGACCCAGGACCGGGCGGTGATCAACCGCATGGGCTTCAACAACCAGGGCATGGAGGCGATGGCGGCGCGGTTCGTCCGCGCCCGGCCGCGCGGCGTTCTGGGGATCAACCTGGGTAAGAACAAGACCACCGAGGATGCCGCCGGCGACTATGAGGCGGGGATCGCCAAGCTGGCGCCCTTGGCCGATTACCTCGTGATCAATGTGTCTTCGCCCAATACCCCGGGGCTGCGCGCCCTGCAGGGGCGCGAGCCGCTGTCCCTGCTGATCGCCCGCGCCCGCGCCGCCCTCGATGCCGCCTGTCCGGGGCTGCGGCCGCCGCTGCTGCTCAAGGTCGCCCCCGATCTGACCGACGAGGATATGGCCGATATCGCCGAGGTCGCCCTGGGGGGCGGCCTGGATGGGCTGATCTGCACCAATACCACCATCGCCCGTCCCAAGAGTCTGGTCAGCGACCATGCCGGGGAAACCGGCGGGCTTTCGGGATTGCCCCTGCGCTACCGCGCCCGTCAGGTGATCGCCCGGCTTTATGGTCTGACCAAGGGCGCCCTGCCGTTGATCGGCGTGGGCGGCATCGGCGACGGCGCCGAGGCCTATGCCCGCATCCGCGCCGGCGCCAGCCTGATCCAGATCTATTCCGCCCTGGTCTATGAGGGGCCGGGGCTGGTCGGCCGCATCAAGCGCGATCTCGCCCAACGCCTGCGCGCCGATGGCTTCGCCAGCGTCGCCGAAGCGGTGGGCGCCGACCACCGCGATCCTAAGGGGGCAAGCGGGAAGCTTGCTCCCCGCTCGCCCCTCTAG
- a CDS encoding DUF952 domain-containing protein has translation MSKQRLYHLCARDAWRAAASQGRYEGSALDRSDGFIHCSTLEQVEATANRFFAGRTDLVLLTINPARIDGDLRWEAAASRDGELFPHVYGVLPLEAVLSAETWQPDRDGLFRLSVTDDTPL, from the coding sequence ATGAGCAAACAACGCCTTTATCATTTGTGCGCCCGTGACGCTTGGCGGGCCGCCGCCAGCCAGGGCCGTTACGAGGGTTCGGCCCTTGATCGGTCGGATGGCTTCATCCATTGCTCGACCCTTGAACAGGTCGAGGCGACCGCCAATCGCTTTTTCGCCGGGCGGACCGATCTGGTGCTTCTGACCATCAATCCGGCGCGGATCGACGGAGATCTGCGCTGGGAAGCCGCCGCGAGCCGCGACGGCGAGCTTTTCCCCCATGTCTATGGTGTTCTCCCGCTCGAAGCCGTTCTGAGCGCCGAGACGTGGCAGCCCGACCGCGATGGTCTGTTCCGGCTGTCGGTCACCGACGACACCCCCCTTTAG
- the treY gene encoding malto-oligosyltrehalose synthase has product MTADLYAPTATYRLQFHAGFTFTDAAAQVGYLRDLGVSHLYASPILKARPGSTHGYDIIDHGALNPELGGERGFAQLSEALAGAGLGLIIDIVPNHMGIGAADNGWWLDVLEWGRGGRYAGYFDIDWFPATPGLREKVVLPVLGDLYGRVLDAGDLVARFDDADGSFSIWYHEHRFPVCPATYATILDLCLKEVALPEAAALMTEARRLRGTPRSDIRRKAQRTRGETFKRSLREAAATPALAAALASVTTLFGPAATDGKGLTRLHALLENQHYRPSFWRIAGHEINYRRFFQINDLAGLRVEEKEVFDASHALIGDLVGSGRVHGVRVDHIDGLLDPHQYLDRLQGLVAPFAETLGFRPGAFPVYVEKILEHGEALRRDWPTAGTTGYDALNEISTLFVAAPGLETLRALWRREVGDEAADPVRVAVRAKRQVMDEELASELEVLTDQCTRLLKRDPQTRDFSRAGINRALREIVAQFPVYRSYIGPKGATPEDRAVIATAIRRARRARAVSHGALYDVLDEVLTGQWGKGVGGRPRVAVLHLARKVQQYTGPVMAKGMEDTTFYRVMPLVSLNEVGGGPGLTPLDGAAFHQGMAERQRFLPRALVATATHDTKRGEDVRARLHGLSECPERWAERLSAWREILAPLCQTVEGEVWPSPADQILFLQTLVGIWPAGLDATAPVPPTLLDRLRAYMRKAAREAKTHTSWTDPDEDYEAALEAYGVGALTGEPAPKIRREVAELVTHLEGPGRTTALAQLTLRLTIPGVPDTYQGTELWDDSLVDPDNRRPVDFALRREKAADLAGVGGAAVEKLLADPAGAAKMLVLTRLLALRRRLPDLFLEGGYEPLTVTGKAAGHVVAFLRRHGEATLLVAVPRLTMTLSGEGASVAKAWGDTTLVLPDRLPLEGWTDCLSGDRLADLPSCATLFARLPVAVLLG; this is encoded by the coding sequence ATGACCGCCGATCTCTATGCGCCGACCGCCACCTATCGGCTGCAGTTCCATGCCGGGTTCACCTTCACCGATGCCGCCGCCCAGGTTGGCTATCTGCGCGATCTGGGGGTCAGCCATCTTTACGCCTCGCCCATTCTCAAGGCGCGGCCGGGATCGACCCATGGCTATGACATCATCGACCATGGCGCGCTCAATCCCGAACTGGGCGGCGAGCGCGGCTTCGCCCAGTTATCCGAGGCGCTGGCCGGCGCCGGCCTGGGGTTGATCATCGACATCGTGCCCAATCACATGGGCATTGGTGCGGCTGATAACGGCTGGTGGCTGGACGTGCTGGAATGGGGGCGCGGCGGACGCTACGCCGGCTATTTCGATATCGACTGGTTTCCCGCCACCCCGGGCTTGCGCGAAAAGGTGGTGCTGCCGGTGCTGGGCGATCTCTATGGCCGGGTGCTCGATGCCGGCGATCTGGTGGCGCGCTTCGATGACGCCGACGGCTCGTTCAGCATCTGGTACCACGAGCATCGCTTTCCGGTCTGCCCGGCGACCTATGCCACTATTCTGGATCTGTGTCTGAAAGAGGTCGCCCTGCCCGAGGCGGCGGCCCTGATGACCGAGGCCCGGCGGCTGCGCGGCACCCCGCGCTCCGATATTCGCCGCAAAGCCCAGCGCACCCGGGGCGAGACCTTCAAGCGCAGCCTGCGCGAGGCGGCCGCCACCCCGGCCCTGGCCGCAGCCCTGGCCTCGGTGACCACGCTGTTCGGACCGGCCGCCACTGACGGCAAGGGGCTGACCCGTCTGCACGCCCTGCTCGAAAACCAGCATTACCGGCCCTCGTTCTGGCGGATCGCCGGCCATGAGATCAATTACCGCCGCTTCTTTCAGATCAATGATCTGGCCGGCTTGCGGGTCGAGGAGAAGGAGGTCTTCGACGCCTCGCACGCCCTGATCGGCGACCTTGTCGGCAGCGGCCGGGTGCATGGGGTGCGGGTTGATCATATCGACGGCCTGCTTGACCCCCATCAGTATCTTGATCGCCTTCAAGGCCTTGTCGCGCCCTTTGCCGAGACCCTGGGGTTCCGGCCGGGGGCCTTTCCGGTCTATGTGGAAAAGATCCTGGAGCACGGCGAAGCCCTGCGCCGCGACTGGCCGACCGCCGGCACCACCGGCTATGACGCCCTGAACGAAATCTCGACGCTGTTCGTTGCCGCCCCCGGGCTGGAAACCCTGCGCGCCCTGTGGCGGCGCGAGGTCGGCGACGAGGCGGCCGATCCGGTGCGGGTGGCGGTGAGAGCCAAGCGTCAGGTGATGGACGAGGAACTGGCCTCCGAGCTCGAGGTGCTGACCGATCAGTGCACCCGTCTGCTCAAGCGCGATCCGCAGACCCGCGATTTCAGCCGCGCCGGCATCAATCGGGCGCTGCGCGAGATCGTCGCCCAGTTCCCGGTCTATCGCAGCTATATCGGGCCCAAGGGGGCGACGCCCGAGGACCGCGCGGTGATCGCCACCGCCATCCGCCGGGCGCGGCGGGCCCGCGCCGTCAGCCATGGGGCGCTCTATGACGTGCTGGACGAGGTGCTGACCGGCCAATGGGGCAAGGGAGTGGGCGGACGGCCCCGGGTGGCGGTCTTGCATCTGGCGCGCAAGGTTCAGCAATATACCGGCCCGGTGATGGCCAAGGGCATGGAGGACACCACCTTTTACCGGGTGATGCCGCTGGTTTCCTTGAACGAGGTCGGCGGTGGTCCCGGTCTCACCCCCCTGGATGGGGCGGCCTTCCATCAGGGGATGGCCGAGCGCCAGCGCTTTCTGCCCCGCGCCCTGGTGGCGACGGCGACCCACGATACCAAGCGCGGCGAAGACGTGCGGGCGCGTCTGCATGGGCTGAGCGAATGTCCCGAGCGATGGGCGGAGCGGCTAAGCGCCTGGCGCGAGATCCTGGCCCCGCTCTGCCAAACGGTCGAAGGCGAGGTTTGGCCAAGCCCGGCCGATCAGATCTTGTTCTTGCAAACCCTGGTTGGCATCTGGCCGGCGGGGTTGGACGCCACGGCGCCGGTGCCGCCGACCCTGCTCGACCGTTTGCGGGCCTATATGCGAAAAGCCGCGCGCGAGGCCAAGACCCATACCTCGTGGACCGATCCCGACGAGGACTATGAAGCGGCGCTGGAGGCTTATGGGGTGGGGGCGCTGACCGGCGAGCCGGCGCCCAAGATCCGCCGCGAGGTGGCCGAGCTGGTCACCCACCTGGAGGGACCGGGGCGGACCACCGCGCTTGCCCAGCTTACCCTGCGCCTGACCATTCCCGGGGTGCCCGATACCTATCAGGGGACCGAGCTTTGGGATGATTCGCTGGTCGATCCCGATAACCGGCGGCCGGTGGATTTCGCCCTGCGCCGGGAAAAGGCCGCCGATCTGGCCGGGGTTGGCGGGGCCGCCGTTGAAAAACTGCTGGCCGATCCGGCGGGCGCGGCGAAGATGCTGGTTCTGACCCGCCTGCTCGCCTTGCGCCGACGGCTGCCCGATCTGTTCCTTGAAGGCGGCTACGAGCCTTTGACCGTCACCGGCAAGGCCGCCGGGCATGTGGTGGCCTTTCTGCGCCGTCACGGCGAGGCCACGCTGCTTGTCGCCGTGCCCCGGCTGACGATGACGCTCTCCGGCGAGGGGGCTTCCGTGGCCAAGGCCTGGGGCGATACCACCCTGGTCCTGCCCGACCGCCTGCCGCTGGAAGGCTGGACGGATTGCCTGTCGGGAGATCGGCTGGCCGATCTCCCCTCCTGCGCCACGCTGTTCGCCCGGCTGCCGGTGGCGGTGCTGCTGGGCTAG